One Clupea harengus chromosome 12, Ch_v2.0.2, whole genome shotgun sequence DNA segment encodes these proteins:
- the ier3ip1 gene encoding immediate early response 3-interacting protein 1, translating into MAFTLYSLIQTAILCTNAIAVLHEERFLSKIGWAADQGIGGFGDEPGVKAQLLNLIRSVRTVMRVPLIIVNSVCIVLLLLFG; encoded by the exons ATGGCGTTCACCCTGTACTCCCTGATACAAACGGCTATATTATGCACCAATGCGATAGCCGTTTTGCACGAAGAACGATTTTTGAGTAAAA TTGGCTGGGCAGCGGATCAAGGCATCGGTGGATTCGGTGATGAGCCGGGGGTTAAAGCACAGCTCCTGAATCTCATTCGGTCTGTCAGGACGGTGATGAGAG TGCCGTTAATAATAGTTAACTCGGTGTGCATTGTATTACTGCTGCTGTTTGGATGA
- the skor2 gene encoding SKI family transcriptional corepressor 2 translates to MATPPSSFPQEPLTPPRPNHSLKPNQVGQVVLYGVPIVSLVIDHQERLCLAQISNTLLKNYSYNEIHNRRVALGITCVQCTPVQLEILRRAGAMPISSRRCGMITKREAERLCKSFLGENAPPKLPDNFAFDVTHECAWGSRGNFIPARYNSSRAKCIKCTYCNMYFSPNKFIFHSHRTPEAKYTQPDAANFNSWRRHLRLSDKTPPDEMVFAWEDVKAMFNGGSRKRALPSSHCSSSMMGSGKSSSVLPHMINPGELGQKRRCFEDDDEDHDASSLSPHKSSARSYPVIPVPSKGFGMLQKFPTTSLFPNPYSFPAFGLCQQQKKDDGGDAAAAGQKNTGLSGLLWPARKDAFYSPFCMFWPPRAAGGIPVPTYLQPHQPNALTSLADNPSLRQAFLDLSEQAGEAAAGAGGLGVGGTTTRSGGLFDSDCLPLPTGISVTSDLRPASESWLKLLDAPSLQARKASYHSAFRPVVKDTTTESIAKLHGNLEEFGSSGRAAEQAHLSPGTSCSYQSESGESDEEQEVDVETKQDEEEEQEEFSVRPLLSQQPLHLRGLLPDSAGERSKGPGPFPAAVAPDNADDKPGLPAVTPPPATLKVPSPIHASLEDMPPYKNVHKSRGEDGLPAYATKESTNHSDENKEQTHVFGSETESSGQEYWRDTPGEQNQDSHSPVTLKKDVESMEKEELQKVLLEQIDLRRRLEQEFHALKGSPFPVFHNFQDQMKRELAYREEMVQQLQMIPYANMLRKEKVGAHLSKS, encoded by the exons ATGGCCACCCCACCCAGCTCGTTCCCCCAGGAGCCCCTCACCCCGCCCAGGCCCAACCACTCCCTCAAGCCCAACCAGGTGGGGCAGGTGGTGCTGTACGGGGTGCCCATCGTCTCCCTGGTGATCGACCACCAGGAGCGCCTGTGCCTGGCGCAGATCTCCAACACGCTGCTCAAGAACTACAGCTACAACGAGATCCACAACCGGCGGGTGGCGCTGGGCATCACCTGCGTGCAGTGCACCCCCGTGCAGCTGGAGATCCTGCGCCGGGCGGGCGCCATGCCCATCTCCTCCCGCCGCTGCGGCATGATCACCAAGCGCGAGGCCGAGCGCCTCTGCAAGTCCTTCCTCGGGGAGAACGCGCCGCCCAAGCTGCCCGACAACTTCGCCTTCGACGTGACGCACGAGTGCGCGTGGGGCTCCCGCGGCAACTTCATCCCGGCGCGCTACAACAGCTCGCGCGCCAAGTGCATCAAGTGCACCTACTGCAACATGTACTTCTCCCCCAACAAGTTCATCTTCCACTCGCACCGCACGCCCGAGGCCAAGTACACGCAGCCGGACGCCGCCAACTTCAACTCCTGGCGCCGACACCTGCGGCTGTCCGACAAGACCCCGCCGGACGAGATGGTGTTCGCCTGGGAGGACGTGAAGGCCATGTTCAACGGGGGCAGCCGGAAGCGGGCGCTGCCCTCCAgccactgctcctcctccatGATGGGCTCCGGGAAGAGCAGCTCCGTGCTGCCCCACATGATCAACCCCGGGGAGCTGGGGCAAAAGCGGAGGTGTTTCGAGGACGACGACGAGGACCACGACGCCAGCAGCCTGTCACCCCACAAGAGCAGCGCCCGCAGCTACCCCGTCATCCCCGTGCCCAGCAAGGGCTTCGGCATGCTTCAGAAGTTCCCCACCACCTCGCTCTTCCCCAACCCCTACAGCTTCCCCGCCTTCGGCCTGTGCCAGCAGCAGAAGAAGGACGACGGCGGCGACGCGGCGGCCGCCGGACAGAAGAACACGGGCCTCTCCGGTCTGCTCTGGCCCGCCCGCAAAGACGCTTTCTACTCCCCCTTCTGCATGTTCTGGCCCCCGAGGGCCGCCGGGGGCATTCCGGTGCCCACCTACCTCCAGCCCCACCAGCCCAACGCCCTCACCTCTCTCGCCGACAACCCCTCGCTCAGGCAGGCCTTCCTGGACCTCTCAGAGCAAGCGGGCGAGGCGGCTGCTGGGGCCGGTGGACTGGGCGTCGGCGGCACGACGACTCGGTCGGGGGGCCTCTTCGACAGCGACTGCCTGCCCCTGCCCACGGGCATCagcgtgacctctgacctcaggcCGGCGTCCGAGAGCTGGCTCAAGCTGCTGGACGCCCCGTCTCTGCAAGCACGCAAGGCCAGCTACCACTCCGCGTTCCGGCCAGTCGTCAAGGACACCACCACGGAGAGCATCGCCAAGCTCCACGGCAACCTGGAGGAGTTTGGGTCGTCGGGCCGAGCGGCGGAGCAGGCCCACCTGTCCCCCGGCACCAGCTGCAGCTACCAGAGCGAGAGCGGCGAGAGCGAcgaggagcaggaggtggaCGTGGAGACCAAacaggacgaggaggaggagcaggaggagttcAGCGTGCGGCCGCTGCTGTCCCAGCAGCCCTTGCACCTCCGTGGCCTCCTCCCCGACAGCGCGGGGGAGAGGAGTAAAGGGCCGGGGCCGTTCCCAGCCGCCGTCGCCCCCGACAACGCGGACGACAAGCCCGGCCTGCCGGCTGTCACTCCGCCGCCTGCCACTCTCAAGGTCCCAAGCCCCATCCACGCCTCGCTGGAGGACATGCCGCCgtacaaaaat GTCCACAAGAGCCGAGGAGAGGACGGACTGCCCGCTTACGCAACCAAAGAAAGCACAAACCATTCAG acGAAAACAAAGAACAGACACATGTCTTTGGGTCTGAGACCGAGTCCTCTGGGCAAGAATACTGGCGAGATACTCCAG GAGAGCAAAATCAGGATTCACATTCACCGGTAACACTGAAAAAAGACGTGGAGAGTATGGAAAAAG AGGAACTTCAGAAAGTTCTCCTCGAGCAGATTGATTTGCGGAGAAGATTGGAGCAAGAATTCCATGCGCTGAAAGGCTCGCCATTCCCAGTGTTCC ATAATTTCCAGGATCAAATGAAGAGGGAACTGGCATACAGGGAGGAGATGGTTCAGCAGTTACAGATG ATCCCATATGCAAACATGCTCAGAAAGGAAAAGGTTGGAGCGCATCTCAGCAAGAGTTAA